The following are encoded together in the Clostridium sp. BJN0013 genome:
- a CDS encoding FtsX-like permease family protein produces the protein MNSLSMAFDNFRRNIKVYGLYVMSMIFSVLIYYNFIALKYNPDFEKAKEVTQYIKGTSTAVSYMLLLFIIFFVWFSSSFFLNQRKREIGIYAFMGVTNSEIALIYSIEFIFIGITAIASGLFLGIIFCKLFLMMLAKVAIMNMKISFFISYKAIAETAVTFFIIFFVNSILGYINIIRTKLIDLLNASKKEETYPKVSYIKGILSLVCIGMGYYFARKTTGGVGNFMENLPLAIIFVVIGTYWLFGAAYSVLMKFIINQKKILYRGINIVSMSNIAFRIKNNYRTLAAVAILVTVTLTSYGTVASLKYFIKIRDSIQAPYEISYILEENGKVKSEVKDKLREGGKDIILDENIKFLILKPHIENQTEFKMKDSDTAVVRYSDFIKISRDLKVKKLRRIEKEKLLKGEAFYVQTPTVVMSLMNFEKIKAYIDGKSYFIKKTYKTPLFGNGMPTGCLILNDEDYNLLRSKNKEYDFTGLKINNVSDIKSTAKKLKSIDAIKDTLYVTVSKDVTSYSTFGIIYFLGAFLALVFIVATGSIIYFKLVSEAYIDKEKYSILKRIGMTYKEIYSASARQIGISYLFPLIVGIIHSCVAMSVLSNLMSYNIIVPAILSIIIFIFVYGIYFVATTKKYLDIVLSDGILYT, from the coding sequence ATGAATTCTCTCAGTATGGCTTTTGATAATTTCAGGAGAAATATAAAAGTTTATGGGCTTTATGTAATGTCAATGATTTTTTCTGTACTTATATACTATAATTTTATTGCTTTAAAATATAATCCGGATTTTGAAAAGGCAAAAGAAGTTACACAGTACATTAAGGGAACCTCCACAGCAGTATCATATATGCTTCTTTTATTTATTATATTCTTTGTGTGGTTTTCAAGTTCATTTTTTTTAAATCAAAGGAAAAGGGAAATAGGAATTTATGCTTTTATGGGTGTTACAAACTCTGAAATTGCCCTTATATATTCTATAGAATTTATTTTTATAGGAATTACAGCAATTGCATCAGGGTTATTTCTTGGAATTATATTTTGCAAGCTGTTTCTTATGATGCTGGCCAAAGTTGCCATAATGAACATGAAAATAAGTTTTTTTATATCCTATAAGGCAATAGCTGAAACAGCTGTTACATTTTTTATAATCTTTTTTGTAAATTCAATTTTAGGTTATATAAATATAATAAGGACTAAGCTTATTGATCTTTTGAATGCATCTAAAAAGGAGGAGACCTATCCAAAAGTAAGCTATATAAAGGGCATATTGTCTTTGGTATGTATAGGTATGGGATACTATTTTGCCAGAAAAACAACGGGGGGTGTAGGCAATTTTATGGAAAATTTGCCCCTGGCTATCATATTTGTAGTGATAGGGACTTATTGGCTGTTTGGAGCGGCGTATTCTGTACTAATGAAGTTTATAATAAATCAAAAGAAAATACTTTACCGGGGGATAAATATAGTAAGCATGTCCAATATTGCTTTCAGAATAAAAAACAATTATAGGACTCTAGCAGCAGTAGCCATTTTAGTAACTGTAACGCTGACTTCCTATGGTACTGTGGCATCTCTTAAGTATTTTATTAAAATAAGAGATTCTATACAGGCTCCCTATGAAATTTCATATATTTTAGAGGAGAATGGCAAAGTAAAATCTGAAGTAAAGGACAAGTTAAGAGAAGGTGGCAAAGATATAATTCTCGATGAAAATATAAAATTTCTTATTTTAAAACCACATATAGAAAATCAAACTGAGTTCAAAATGAAAGATTCTGATACGGCGGTAGTAAGATATTCTGATTTTATAAAGATAAGTAGAGATTTAAAGGTAAAAAAGTTAAGGAGAATAGAAAAAGAAAAACTTTTAAAAGGAGAAGCTTTCTATGTGCAAACACCCACGGTAGTAATGAGTCTTATGAATTTTGAGAAGATAAAAGCATATATAGATGGAAAAAGTTATTTTATAAAGAAAACCTATAAAACCCCTTTGTTTGGCAATGGCATGCCTACAGGATGTCTTATATTAAATGACGAGGATTATAACCTGCTAAGAAGTAAAAATAAGGAATATGATTTTACCGGATTGAAAATAAATAATGTAAGTGATATAAAATCAACAGCTAAAAAATTAAAATCTATTGATGCAATTAAAGATACACTATATGTCACTGTAAGCAAAGATGTTACAAGCTACAGCACCTTTGGAATAATCTACTTTCTTGGTGCCTTTTTAGCTCTTGTATTTATAGTAGCTACGGGAAGCATAATATATTTCAAGCTTGTAAGTGAAGCTTATATAGACAAAGAAAAATACAGCATTTTGAAGAGAATTGGAATGACTTATAAAGAAATATACAGTGCTTCTGCAAGGCAGATAGGTATTTCATATTTGTTTCCTCTTATAGTTGGAATAATTCACAGCTGTGTGGCAATGTCTGTACTAAGTAATCTTATGAGCTACAATATAATAGTGCCTGCAATTTTAAGTATAATAATCTTTATTTTTGTATATGGCATTTATTTTGTTGCAACCACTAAAAAGTATTTAGATATAGTATTATCAGATGGAATTTTGTATACCTAA
- a CDS encoding alpha-amylase family glycosyl hydrolase gives MWINEAIFYQIYPLGFCGAPEENDGEINSRILKVNQWINHIQNLGANAVYFSPIFQSDRHGYDTRDFRRIDCRLGTNQDFADVCANLHQKGIWVVIDGVFNHVGRGFWAFQDVLENGEQSCCKDWFFINFHGNSPYNDGFGYDAWEGHYELVKLNLSNPQVREHIFESIGLWVKAFGIDGLRLV, from the coding sequence ATGTGGATAAACGAAGCGATATTTTATCAGATATATCCTCTTGGTTTCTGCGGAGCACCAGAAGAAAATGACGGTGAGATTAATTCTCGTATTCTAAAAGTCAATCAGTGGATTAATCATATTCAAAACTTAGGAGCAAATGCGGTTTACTTTTCCCCAATATTTCAATCTGACAGACATGGATATGATACTCGGGATTTCCGAAGGATTGACTGCAGGCTTGGCACCAATCAGGATTTTGCTGATGTTTGTGCAAATCTACACCAGAAAGGTATCTGGGTGGTGATAGATGGTGTATTTAATCATGTAGGGCGTGGTTTCTGGGCCTTTCAGGATGTGCTAGAAAATGGGGAGCAGTCCTGTTGCAAAGATTGGTTCTTTATTAACTTTCATGGTAACAGTCCTTATAATGATGGTTTTGGTTATGATGCCTGGGAAGGACATTATGAACTTGTAAAGCTTAATTTAAGCAATCCACAGGTGAGAGAGCACATTTTTGAAAGTATTGGCCTGTGGGTGAAGGCGTTTGGAATTGATGGGTTGAGGTTGGTGTAG
- a CDS encoding alpha-amylase family glycosyl hydrolase produces the protein MSGRGFFKGIKDICDSLKTDFCLIGEVLFGDYNRIVNDEMCHSCTNYECYKNLYSSFNDLNLFEINYSLNRQFGNEAWTLYKGKSLLSFADNHDVTRIASILKDRGHLPLVYGLLFGMPGIPCIYYGSEWGVDGVKEKGSDKGLRPYFDLPQSNALTHFVAKLAHIRKKSKALCHGGYRTVLITNGQLIFERCFKDERVVIALNAQDREHCAHVDLVASNAVDLLTGHSIELCGDCSLPPYSVYFWSVN, from the coding sequence TTGTCTGGACGTGGATTTTTTAAGGGCATTAAGGACATTTGTGATAGTCTCAAAACTGATTTTTGTCTTATAGGAGAAGTTCTTTTTGGTGATTACAATAGAATTGTGAATGATGAGATGTGCCACAGCTGTACTAATTACGAATGTTACAAAAATCTCTATTCAAGCTTCAATGACCTGAACTTGTTTGAGATCAACTATTCACTTAACCGTCAATTTGGAAATGAAGCCTGGACACTTTATAAGGGTAAGAGTTTGCTCAGCTTTGCAGATAATCACGATGTAACCCGTATTGCCAGTATTCTTAAAGATAGAGGACATTTACCACTGGTTTATGGACTGCTTTTTGGTATGCCGGGTATACCTTGTATCTATTATGGAAGTGAATGGGGTGTAGATGGAGTAAAAGAAAAGGGTTCAGATAAAGGATTACGTCCTTATTTTGATTTACCTCAAAGTAATGCTCTGACTCATTTTGTTGCTAAACTTGCACATATCCGTAAAAAAAGTAAAGCCCTATGCCATGGAGGGTATAGGACAGTTTTGATTACTAATGGACAGTTGATTTTTGAAAGATGTTTTAAAGATGAACGGGTTGTTATTGCATTAAATGCTCAGGATAGGGAGCATTGTGCTCATGTTGATTTAGTGGCATCTAATGCTGTTGATTTGTTAACAGGTCACAGCATAGAGTTATGTGGAGATTGCAGTCTTCCACCTTACAGTGTATACTTTTGGTCTGTAAACTAA
- a CDS encoding Spo0E family sporulation regulatory protein-aspartic acid phosphatase, with the protein MGKQLDDKKALCKEIETVRELLHKKIEENTDGEEIQQVSETLDKLIVAYFTKVK; encoded by the coding sequence ATGGGGAAACAATTAGATGATAAGAAAGCTTTATGTAAAGAGATTGAAACAGTAAGGGAATTACTTCATAAGAAAATAGAAGAAAACACTGATGGAGAAGAAATCCAGCAGGTCAGTGAGACTTTGGACAAACTTATAGTTGCCTACTTTACAAAAGTAAAATAA
- the anfD gene encoding nitrogenase iron-iron protein, alpha chain, with amino-acid sequence MPYHEFECSECIPERKQHAVIKGPGENLTDALPLGYLNTIPGTISERGCAYCGAKHVIGTPMKDAIHMSHGPVGCTYDTWQTKRYISDNDNFQIKYTYATDMKEKHVVFGAEKLLKQNIIEAFKAFSDIKRMCIYQTCASALIGDDINAVAQKVMKEMPGVDIFVCNSPGFGGPSQSGGHHKINIAWIDQKVGTFEPEIKSDYVINYVGEYNIQGDEPVMMDYFKRMGIQVLSTFTGNGSYDDLRSMHKAHLNVLECACSAEYICNELRKRYVIPRLDIDGFGFGPLSLSLRKIGLFFGIEDKAQAIIDEETARWKPELDWYKERLKGKKVCLWPGGSKLWHWAHAIHEEMGVEVVSVYSKFGHQGDFEKGISRCEVGALAIDDPNELEGLEAMEMLKPDVIFTGKRLGEVAQKIRVPYLNAHGYHNGPYKGFEGWVRFARDIYNAIYSPIHQLAYLDISKDEVPTDAGFLTQRMISDVNLSQEVISSSNLREYTGKYDIIPELCKKTYPDFPLQKQLSTL; translated from the coding sequence ATGCCATATCATGAGTTTGAATGCAGCGAGTGTATTCCTGAAAGAAAACAACACGCTGTTATAAAAGGTCCCGGTGAGAATTTGACAGATGCCCTTCCATTAGGATACCTTAACACGATTCCGGGGACTATTTCGGAACGAGGCTGTGCATACTGTGGAGCAAAACATGTTATAGGTACACCTATGAAGGATGCCATCCATATGAGTCATGGACCTGTAGGATGTACCTATGACACATGGCAAACTAAACGTTATATAAGTGATAATGACAATTTTCAGATTAAATATACCTATGCCACAGATATGAAGGAAAAGCATGTTGTATTTGGTGCTGAAAAATTGCTGAAACAAAATATCATTGAGGCATTTAAAGCATTTTCAGATATTAAACGAATGTGTATTTATCAAACCTGTGCTTCAGCTCTTATCGGGGACGATATTAACGCGGTAGCTCAAAAAGTAATGAAAGAAATGCCTGGTGTAGATATTTTCGTTTGTAATTCTCCGGGGTTTGGGGGTCCCAGCCAATCCGGAGGACATCATAAAATCAATATCGCCTGGATCGACCAGAAGGTAGGAACATTTGAACCAGAAATTAAAAGTGACTACGTCATTAATTATGTGGGAGAGTATAATATTCAGGGTGATGAGCCAGTCATGATGGATTATTTTAAGAGAATGGGTATTCAAGTTCTTTCTACTTTTACAGGTAATGGGTCTTATGATGATCTAAGGAGTATGCACAAGGCACACCTGAATGTACTTGAATGTGCATGTTCCGCAGAATACATTTGTAATGAACTCAGGAAAAGATACGTCATTCCCCGTCTTGATATCGACGGATTTGGTTTTGGACCACTATCGCTATCACTGAGGAAGATTGGATTGTTTTTCGGAATTGAAGACAAAGCTCAAGCCATTATTGATGAAGAAACAGCTAGATGGAAACCGGAACTTGACTGGTACAAGGAACGGCTTAAAGGTAAAAAAGTATGTCTCTGGCCGGGAGGATCCAAACTCTGGCACTGGGCCCATGCAATTCATGAAGAAATGGGAGTAGAAGTGGTGTCGGTGTATTCAAAATTCGGCCATCAGGGAGATTTTGAAAAGGGCATTTCCAGGTGTGAAGTAGGTGCACTGGCTATAGACGATCCAAATGAACTTGAGGGATTGGAAGCCATGGAGATGTTGAAACCTGATGTTATTTTCACCGGAAAACGTCTGGGGGAGGTTGCCCAAAAAATACGGGTACCCTATCTTAACGCACATGGATACCATAATGGTCCTTATAAAGGATTTGAAGGATGGGTCAGGTTTGCACGTGATATATATAACGCTATTTATTCCCCTATTCATCAGCTTGCCTATTTGGATATTAGCAAAGATGAAGTACCTACAGATGCAGGATTTTTAACACAAAGGATGATTTCTGATGTGAATTTAAGTCAGGAAGTAATTTCTTCAAGCAATTTGAGGGAGTATACGGGTAAATATGATATTATTCCAGAGTTGTGCAAAAAAACCTACCCGGATTTCCCACTGCAAAAACAACTTTCCACATTATAA
- the anfG gene encoding Fe-only nitrogenase subunit delta → MEDIMKDRIEQLVDYIMKNCLWQFNSRAWDREKQNEGILTKTMQILCEEPAEHETPADRCYWVDAVCLADAFKSRYSWLAAMDKAEIKILMQGLKDRMDFLTITGSLNKELTVPLY, encoded by the coding sequence ATGGAAGATATAATGAAAGATAGGATTGAACAGCTTGTTGACTATATTATGAAGAACTGTCTATGGCAATTTAACTCACGTGCCTGGGACAGAGAAAAACAAAATGAGGGAATACTTACGAAAACCATGCAAATATTGTGTGAGGAACCCGCAGAACATGAAACTCCAGCCGACAGGTGCTATTGGGTGGATGCTGTGTGTCTGGCTGATGCGTTCAAAAGCCGCTACTCCTGGCTGGCTGCCATGGACAAAGCAGAAATTAAAATATTAATGCAGGGACTCAAAGATCGTATGGATTTTTTAACTATTACAGGCTCTCTTAATAAAGAGCTTACAGTTCCACTCTATTAG
- a CDS encoding type 1 glutamine amidotransferase, giving the protein MGWFPVTFNSATLKSSLFKSFPKEPYVFQWHGDTFSTLPEGGACIASSEACSNQAFIYKKHVIGFQFHMEGTKDSISLLIDNCLEEIKEGGSYVQSEDEIKSKMNFLIDANSLMENFLNGLEAYHLERK; this is encoded by the coding sequence ATAGGATGGTTTCCAGTTACTTTTAATTCAGCGACTTTAAAGTCCAGCCTTTTCAAAAGTTTTCCAAAAGAGCCTTATGTGTTCCAGTGGCACGGTGATACATTTAGTACATTGCCTGAAGGTGGCGCTTGTATTGCCAGCAGTGAAGCTTGTAGTAACCAGGCATTTATTTATAAAAAACATGTGATAGGTTTTCAATTTCATATGGAAGGTACTAAAGACAGTATTTCATTACTTATAGACAACTGTTTGGAGGAAATAAAAGAGGGTGGCAGCTATGTACAATCAGAAGATGAAATTAAATCTAAAATGAATTTTTTAATTGATGCCAATTCACTGATGGAGAATTTCCTCAATGGACTTGAGGCTTATCATTTAGAAAGGAAGTAG
- a CDS encoding pyridoxamine 5'-phosphate oxidase family protein: MEQISYTARICSDQKKINSFLTEKRVGILGMCDKEGKPYSIPVNYIYEDGKMYIHGMGSGKKNNILKEKSFVCFTVFEEFGTVKDSIPCKCDTSYFSVVIFGKAVLVEDLEEKARVLTLISEKFVPGIFKNPLSKEFVSKYHSSCDNNTTAVYCISPEDITAKENPVDMENMVQYN, translated from the coding sequence ATGGAGCAAATAAGTTATACAGCCAGAATATGCAGTGACCAGAAAAAAATTAATAGTTTTTTAACTGAAAAAAGAGTAGGAATATTGGGTATGTGTGATAAGGAGGGTAAACCTTATTCCATACCTGTAAATTATATATATGAAGATGGTAAAATGTACATTCATGGTATGGGAAGCGGCAAGAAAAATAATATACTTAAAGAAAAATCTTTCGTTTGTTTTACAGTATTTGAAGAGTTCGGAACGGTTAAAGATTCCATACCATGCAAATGTGATACCTCTTATTTTAGTGTAGTTATTTTTGGAAAAGCAGTTTTAGTAGAAGATTTGGAAGAAAAGGCCCGGGTACTTACGCTAATTTCAGAAAAGTTTGTTCCTGGAATTTTTAAAAATCCCCTTTCCAAAGAATTTGTAAGTAAGTACCACTCTTCTTGTGATAATAATACCACAGCTGTCTATTGTATTTCTCCAGAAGATATTACTGCTAAAGAAAATCCGGTTGATATGGAAAATATGGTACAATATAATTGA
- the nirJ1 gene encoding putative heme d1 biosynthesis radical SAM protein NirJ1 — protein sequence MLGITKLLCGSENFGDRLRYVPGAGHEKSGAAKGKGPVVVWNCTNSCNLKCKHCYADSQNKKFEGELDSKEAKYLIDDMAKLRVPVLLISGGEPLIRNDLFQLIQYAGKYNIRITISTNGTLIDKKVAKDLKQSSVGYVGISLDGIGSKHDELRGVSGSFNKSLRGIRSCLEIGQKAGLRFTISKNNYNQLKDIFYLIKEEKIPRVCFYHLAYSGRGNAMIEEDIGFQEKRDALDLIMDMTVKFGRDTEILTVANHADAVYLYLQVKKKYPHLTDKVWNLIHINGGNRSGMALANIDFKGNVHADQFTQHHSFGNVREKSFNDIWKNPSSSLALGLRNRKPLLKGRCSKCKWLNICNGNLRARAEAVTGDFWESDPSCYLTDEEIGIFHRVK from the coding sequence ATGCTTGGTATTACTAAATTATTATGTGGATCTGAAAACTTTGGAGATAGGTTGCGCTATGTTCCCGGTGCAGGACATGAGAAAAGTGGTGCAGCTAAAGGAAAGGGTCCTGTAGTTGTATGGAATTGTACTAATAGTTGTAATCTAAAGTGTAAGCACTGCTATGCTGATTCCCAAAATAAAAAATTTGAGGGAGAACTGGATTCAAAGGAAGCAAAATATCTAATAGATGATATGGCAAAGCTAAGAGTTCCGGTACTTCTCATTTCTGGTGGAGAGCCTCTAATTAGAAATGACTTATTTCAATTGATACAATATGCTGGCAAATATAATATCAGAATTACTATTTCCACTAATGGAACATTAATAGATAAAAAAGTGGCAAAAGATTTGAAGCAAAGTAGTGTAGGTTATGTAGGAATAAGCCTGGATGGAATAGGCTCAAAACATGATGAATTAAGAGGGGTAAGTGGAAGTTTTAATAAGTCCTTGAGAGGAATTAGAAGTTGCCTTGAAATAGGACAAAAAGCAGGACTTAGATTTACAATAAGTAAAAATAATTATAATCAGTTAAAGGATATTTTCTATTTGATAAAGGAAGAAAAAATACCAAGAGTGTGTTTTTATCATTTAGCTTATTCCGGAAGGGGAAATGCTATGATAGAAGAGGATATTGGTTTCCAGGAAAAAAGAGATGCTTTAGATCTTATAATGGATATGACAGTGAAGTTTGGAAGAGATACAGAAATCTTGACAGTGGCTAACCATGCGGATGCAGTTTATTTATATCTTCAGGTTAAAAAGAAATATCCCCATTTGACAGACAAGGTCTGGAATTTAATACACATAAATGGTGGTAATAGATCGGGAATGGCTCTTGCAAATATTGATTTTAAAGGGAATGTGCATGCAGATCAATTTACCCAACATCATAGTTTTGGCAATGTAAGAGAAAAGAGTTTTAATGATATATGGAAAAATCCTTCAAGTTCTCTGGCTTTAGGTTTGAGAAATAGAAAGCCTCTGTTAAAAGGAAGATGCAGTAAATGTAAATGGCTTAATATTTGTAATGGAAATCTCAGGGCAAGAGCCGAAGCAGTAACAGGAGATTTTTGGGAATCGGATCCTTCCTGTTATCTAACTGATGAAGAAATAGGAATTTTTCATAGAGTTAAATGA
- the nirJ2 gene encoding putative heme d1 biosynthesis radical SAM protein NirJ2, whose amino-acid sequence MILSWNATNRCNMKCKHCYRDAGLELKGELNTVEAKKLIEDIAEAGFKIMIFSGGEPLMRPDIFELIEYAAKCRLRPVLGSNGTLITRETAVKLKNAGIMGVGISLDSLDSSKHNKFRGLDTGWEYTLNGMENCREVGLNFQIHTTVMDWNFREIMDITDFAIKIGAVAHHIFFIVPTGRAQNIQHEFLNASQYEELLTNIVNKQKEVSIEVKPTCAPQFMRIAKQKGVPYRFSKGCIAGISYCIINSKGDVQPCAYLDMCLDNVRVKSFHEIWKNNKVLKELRTMDYKGKCGICSYKNLCGGCRARAAFYNSGDYMAEESLCVYEERG is encoded by the coding sequence TTGATATTATCATGGAATGCTACAAATAGGTGTAATATGAAATGTAAACATTGTTATAGAGATGCAGGTCTAGAGCTTAAAGGGGAATTAAATACAGTAGAAGCTAAAAAATTGATTGAAGATATTGCAGAAGCCGGATTTAAAATTATGATATTTTCTGGTGGAGAACCTTTAATGCGTCCGGATATTTTTGAATTGATAGAATATGCGGCAAAGTGCAGACTTAGACCTGTTCTTGGAAGTAATGGTACTTTAATCACGAGGGAAACAGCGGTTAAACTTAAAAATGCAGGTATCATGGGAGTGGGCATTAGTTTAGATAGCCTTGATAGCAGTAAACACAATAAGTTCAGAGGGCTGGATACAGGATGGGAGTACACTTTAAATGGAATGGAAAATTGTAGAGAAGTGGGACTTAACTTTCAAATACATACAACAGTTATGGATTGGAATTTCAGGGAAATAATGGATATAACAGATTTTGCTATTAAAATAGGAGCTGTTGCCCATCATATTTTCTTCATAGTGCCTACAGGCCGTGCTCAAAATATTCAACATGAATTTTTAAATGCCTCTCAGTATGAAGAACTTCTCACAAACATAGTTAATAAGCAAAAAGAAGTATCTATAGAAGTAAAGCCTACCTGTGCACCACAATTTATGAGAATAGCGAAACAAAAAGGAGTTCCATATAGATTTTCAAAAGGATGCATAGCAGGGATAAGCTATTGTATCATTAATAGTAAAGGTGATGTACAGCCCTGTGCGTATTTAGATATGTGTTTGGATAATGTTAGAGTTAAATCTTTTCATGAAATATGGAAAAACAATAAGGTTTTAAAAGAACTCCGTACAATGGATTATAAGGGGAAATGCGGTATTTGTAGTTATAAGAATTTATGCGGAGGATGTCGTGCTAGAGCTGCATTTTATAACAGTGGTGATTATATGGCAGAAGAGAGTTTATGTGTTTATGAGGAAAGAGGTTAA
- a CDS encoding Lrp/AsnC family transcriptional regulator has product MERKSVDLLNIIQNNFPMESRPFLTLANKLDMTEEEVIELVKKFKESGYIRRLGGVFDSEKLGYTSTLCAIEVPEERVEEVASIINSYSGVTHNYLRIHKYNMWFTLTVPASESIEDTLEEIKNSIKINNILVLNSVNTFKIKVNFNVEGV; this is encoded by the coding sequence ATGGAAAGAAAGAGTGTAGATTTACTAAATATTATACAAAACAATTTTCCAATGGAATCAAGGCCTTTTTTAACTCTGGCAAATAAATTGGATATGACTGAAGAAGAAGTTATAGAACTTGTGAAGAAATTTAAAGAATCAGGCTATATTCGCAGATTAGGAGGGGTCTTTGATTCAGAAAAATTAGGATATACAAGTACCTTGTGTGCAATAGAAGTTCCAGAAGAAAGAGTTGAGGAAGTGGCATCTATAATAAATAGTTATAGTGGTGTCACTCATAATTATCTAAGAATACATAAATATAATATGTGGTTTACATTAACGGTACCCGCCAGTGAGAGTATTGAAGACACCCTCGAAGAAATAAAAAATAGCATAAAAATTAATAATATATTAGTTTTAAATTCCGTAAATACTTTTAAAATAAAAGTGAATTTTAATGTAGAAGGAGTATGA
- a CDS encoding AsnC family transcriptional regulator, with translation MDILDKAIIFKLQEDLPLVSRPYRHIACELGIYEEELLDRLKKLKEEGILRRIGAILYHRTVGFKANAMVVWNVSECRIKEVTDIMITFPEVSHCYQRKALPNWNYNIYTMIHSKSFEQCDSIILHIAERINVNEYEILYSTKELKKSSMKYFLSYNNCKE, from the coding sequence ATGGATATACTAGATAAAGCTATTATTTTTAAGCTTCAGGAGGATCTGCCTTTAGTTTCCCGGCCATATAGGCATATAGCATGTGAATTAGGGATTTATGAAGAAGAATTATTGGATAGATTGAAAAAATTAAAGGAAGAAGGAATACTGCGTAGAATAGGTGCTATATTATATCATAGAACTGTGGGATTTAAAGCTAATGCCATGGTTGTATGGAATGTTTCAGAGTGTAGAATTAAAGAGGTAACGGATATAATGATTACTTTTCCAGAGGTAAGTCACTGTTACCAGCGCAAGGCTTTGCCAAATTGGAATTATAATATTTATACAATGATACATTCTAAAAGTTTTGAGCAATGTGATAGTATTATCTTACATATAGCAGAGCGTATAAATGTAAATGAATATGAAATTTTATATAGTACTAAAGAATTAAAAAAAAGCAGTATGAAATATTTCCTATCCTATAATAATTGTAAGGAGTAA
- a CDS encoding GNAT family N-acetyltransferase — MEVRKGKNKFYIGYEEKEPLAEIVLDDFNKNPITIEHTYVSEKLKGQGAGKRLVKSVVDFAKEENKKVIPVCEFAKKEFSKNKEYDNVLDNSTTI; from the coding sequence ATGGAGGTAAGAAAAGGTAAGAATAAATTTTATATAGGATATGAAGAAAAAGAACCTTTGGCTGAAATAGTGCTGGATGATTTTAATAAAAATCCAATAACAATTGAGCATACTTATGTGTCAGAAAAATTAAAAGGTCAGGGTGCAGGTAAAAGATTAGTTAAGAGTGTTGTTGATTTTGCAAAGGAAGAAAATAAAAAGGTTATACCAGTATGTGAATTTGCAAAAAAAGAATTTTCAAAAAATAAAGAATATGACAATGTATTGGATAATTCCACAACTATTTAA